A section of the Oryzias melastigma strain HK-1 linkage group LG2, ASM292280v2, whole genome shotgun sequence genome encodes:
- the LOC112160037 gene encoding acyl-CoA-binding protein gives MQEAFEKAAEEVKVLKAKPDQSEMTELYGLYKQATKGDNNTDRPGFFDFMGKTKWDAWTSKKGLSKEQAMAKYVDLVEKLKVKYGI, from the exons ATGCAGGAGGCCTTTGAGAAAGCTGCAGAGGAGGTGAAGGTGCTGAAGGCCAAGCCGGATCAGAGTGAGATGACTGAACTCTACGGGCTGTACAAGCAGGCCACGAAGGGAGACAACAATACAG ACCGACCGGGATTCTTTGATTTTATGGGGAAAACCAAATGGGATGCTTGGACATCAAAAAAAG GTCTGTCCAAAGAGCAAGCAATGGCCAAATATGTCGATTTGGTGGAGAagctaaaagtaaaatatgGAATCTAG
- the LOC112160033 gene encoding metalloreductase STEAP3 — protein MPDDMSRPLVPGWSESGGSRQLEASLSDPNTPMVGILGTGDFSRSLARRLVASGYQVVVGSRSPARSVALFPEEVEVASQMEAATQADVVFVAVFPEHHSTLVTLKSALVGKTLVDVSNSLGINRDGPSNAEQLSNLFPDSFVVKGFNTLSAWALQNGPRDGIRQVLLCGNSSKAKDLVKHICHRMGFIPVDMGFLSSSLEIENLPHHLFPSWRLPVLCMLCLFVFFYLYNFIQEVIHPLVEKGKGAFYKMPIEVVNASLPSVALVMLALVYLPGLFAAFFQLRWDTKYKRFPNWLDRWLTARKQFGLCSFLCAVMHAVYSLSLPLRKSARYKLSNMAYQQVKAGVEDSWNDEEVWRMELYLSAGIMALGLLSLLAVTSLPSVASTLNWREFTFIQSSLGYCALTAATTHTLIFGWNRAFTPARYPFYLPPSFVLVLILPCVVLCGRLALFLPCMAGRLWKIRRGWERSRQIRFALPGEDCRNGGGEDVSNV, from the exons ATGCCTGACGACATGTCAAGGCCGTTGGTCCCAGGGTGGAGTGAATCAGGAGGCTCCAGACAGCTCGAGGCCTCCCTGTCGGATCCCAACACCCCCATGGTCGGCATTCTGGGAACAGGTGACTTCTCCCGCTCGCTGGCCAGGCGGCTGGTGGCTTCTGGTTACCAAGTGGTGGTGGGGAGTCGGAGCCCCGCTCGGTCTGTGGCTCTGTTCCCAGAGGAGGTCGAg GTGGCGTCCCAGATGGAGGCAGCGACCCAGGCGGATGTCGTTTTCGTCGCAGTTTTTCCCGAGCACCACTCGACGCTGGTGACACTGAAGTCTGCTCTGGTCGGAAAGACGCTTGTGGACGTCAGCAACAGTTTAGGCATCAACCGAGACGGCCCGTCCAATGCCGAACAACTTTCCAACCTTTTCCCAGACAGCTTTGTGGTCAAAGGCTTCAACACTTTATCCGCCTGGGCGCTCCAGAATGGACCGCGGGATGGAATCAGGCAG GTTCTCCTGTGTGGCAATAGTAGTAAGGCCAAGGACTTGGTGAAGCACATCTGCCACAGAATGGGCTTCATCCCCGTTGACATGGGCTTCCTATCATCTTCCTTGGAGATAGAAAACCTCCCACACCATCTGTTCCCTTCATGGCGCCTCCCTGTCCTCTGCATGCTGTGCCTCTTCGTCTTCTTCTACCTGTACAACTTCATCCAAGAAGTTATCCACCCCTTAGTCGAGAAAGGAAAAGGTGCCTTCTACAAAATGCCCATCGAAGTCGTCAACGCCTCTCTGCCGTCGGTGGCGTTGGTGATGCTGGCCCTGGTTTACCTGCCGGGCTTGTTTGCCGCCTTCTTTCAGCTCCGATGGGACACCAAGTACAAACGCTTCCCCAACTGGCTGGACCGATGGCTCACTGCGAGGAAGCAGTTCGGCCTGTGCAGTTTCCTCTGCGCCGTCATGCACGCCGTTTACAGTCTGAGTCTGCCTCTGAGGAAGTCTGCCCGCTATAAACTCTCCAACATGGCATACCAGCAG GTCAAAGCCGGCGTGGAGGACTCGTGGAATGACGAGGAGGTGTGGAGGATGGAGCTGTACCTCTCTGCCGGCATCATGGCGCTCGGGCTGCTCTCGCTGTTGGCCGTCACCTCGCTGCCCTCGGTGGCCAGCACCCTCAACTGGAGGGAGTTCACCTTCATCCAG TCCTCGTTGGGTTACTGCGCCCTGACCGCCGCCACCACCCACACGCTCATCTTCGGGTGGAACCGCGCCTTCACGCCCGCCCGCTACCCCTTCTACCTCCCCCCGAGCTTCGTCCTGGTCCTCATCCTCCCCTGCGTCGTCCTGTGTGGTCGCCTGGCTCTCTTCCTGCCCTGCATGGCCGGCCGACTCTGGAAGATCCGCCGCGGCTGGGAGAGAAGCCGGCAAATCCGGTTCGCCCTGCCGGGGGAGGACTGCCGCAACGGAGGAGGGGAGGACGTCAGCAATGTTTGA
- the LOC112160035 gene encoding complement C1q-like protein 2: MLLLALTVAVPLLLLRSSESTAHYYEMMGTCRMVCDPYSAKPGGATAMEVIQNGAQQPPMAQGTRGEPGRPGKPGPRGPPGEPGPPGPRGPPGERGGSKLSFPALSGASGAEGGDADGMNSTGSAFRIAFYVGLKNPHEGYEVLKFDDVITNLGNHYDQSTGKFTCHVSGIYFFTYHVLMRGGDGTSMWADLCKNGQVRASAIAQDADQNYDYASNSAVLHLDSGDEVYVKLDGGKAHGGNNNKYSTFSGFILYPD; the protein is encoded by the exons ATGCTCCTGCTGGCGCTGACCGTGGCggtgccgctgctgctgctgcgctcCTCCGAGAGCACCGCGCACTACTACGAGATGATGGGCACCTGCCGGATGGTGTGCGACCCCTACAGCGCCAAGCCGGGGGGCGCCACCGCCATGGAGGTGATCCAAAACGGCGCGCAGCAGCCCCCGATGGCGCAGGGGACCCGCGGGGAGCCGGGCAGACCCGGCAAACCCGGACCCCGCGGTCCACCTGGGGAGCCGGGACCCCCAGGTCCGAGGGGCCCACCGGGAGAGCGCGGGGGGAGCAAGCTGTCCTTCCCGGCTCTGAGCGGAGCCTCGGGGGCTGAAGGTGGGGACGCGGACGGGATGAACTCCACGGGGAGCGCGTTCAGGATCGCCTTCTACGTGGGTCTGAAGAACCCGCACGAGGGCTACGAGGTGCTGAAGTTTGACGACGTGATCACAAACTTGGGGAACCACTACGACCAAAGCACCGGGAAGTTTACGTGCCACGTGTCAGGGATCTATTTCTTCACTTATCACGTACTGATGCGCGGAGGAGACGGCACCAGCATGTGGGCGGACCTGTGCAAGAACGGACAG GTTCGGGCCAGTGCCATTGCTCAGGACGCAGACCAGAACTACGACTATGCCAGCAACAGTGCTGTCCTGCACTTGGACTCTGGAGATGAAGTGTATGTGAAGCTGGATGGTGGGAAAGCC